One window from the genome of Cytobacillus oceanisediminis encodes:
- a CDS encoding RNA dependent RNA polymerase — protein MTTLTSEQTATTMVQEADETTVSVANTLNQIERNELTMNKKSVVFSAANVTLIQSASLQIAKAAMQDMGVSTPPLSQFIGEGVKELIVDVKRNKFVAVKEEGEDFIPFHTAKGKQMIDFLMVVLPARFPKFMESAEFQALDKLNLKGRLTAKAKVKGKKTRETILMAALNLDDIIAVASDVVLGKLRDFSAEELMEKVMEEIEEDNNKTITLRKNVRFYIAKDTEVKNLNNLHSLYQKMSGSLAAYRFATALKKRATVVNVVKEYKKDGMVMSIEEPQLAVVLDEMCVFDGSGSLPFGEANEAVLKAIFSGVTVLHSEEGTLEMGANISGLEEYKTYKTYAKSMSQARSGGAVGFDSIESIVTFFLGTGQDERAYGKTHYLHDENGKKYATGYKVMDVAKAYKRFMLAASNGQKADKGLLSRFSKNIKVEEFKKDVNGLEVKYVVITNSKDEKITMAFTKDFTARIPEGQDFLLNVLDENNALVNIETFKHWDNPAAVEALLTRNLTDGGGWASLRIVNELREAGILNSFDAFQTRISHTIKGAVIAYEELCGLFGADLVITEGMVKAEDIVTDIRENGFQLFVVGQRKDGNDGLWLASQATQQMGLDLEELKRSVDESVAFAEKAMDEQLSSDLLTMMNAADEEAENEFAAFDYLRLAEEFGDVLDEQYIKDEIVSLTIKKLNKLLDGKMFIQNGRVRYMFSDPVAIYNAAKAGRYEVLAEDAVLNPYEAVLPSKKDGEAFMETGDFLSNRYPITVTHEIPVVTAVDAPEYAQHVEAGLWQGCIFFDVFSWVVAQQAGADHDGDSASVVKEEMLVNARLGFELGFFGNNEVLPFIDAYVKYEDGEAVEFGTGCPTYVTEVAKKNQKVNEAMEKNGFAIEGNSIIFDPAEFEGENGDVRRREFLEIVAEMSQEITVNTIETSLIGVIANRAMILTDLLTRSVLTGEERVIVELDLLFLTTAGRWEIDRPKHGGAYLEMPRIKELFANFKSRFFDDSEMELTDAAKYELLAEEKGVYRHIFGPVKREGKLVGFEVKKPQWLASQKEEYGARNMDSTFQQVFGTMERQGDKPSYAEEVIEALCAKFAVGHSNNAKNNIRGRVNAHMEVAPEVMDHLLQNVNAIYAQYSQKERIRSASEKQFREYAEQELRKAGVWRKKNLKSLTKAKRTAKLKAHYEKELSQFSMGRDLYKAEFRKEMYAAAKAMGYDVRALVGALYLIVSGTKINGKASFRKDGREYRFSASNGFIALPFEVFAEEMSSLISGKISETYFVPQDVTFTLLQTTLFEGVTAPETAVKVRVLNPVAKVANKTVAVNRTVRVAVKPEEQKDSVRLVMYFLNKDAQVMDAMSVTREDTAYIGFAPTNFMTGIYEIPVTEIAFGEEGTVATVRFQ, from the coding sequence ATGACTACTTTAACAAGCGAGCAAACAGCAACAACTATGGTGCAGGAGGCTGACGAAACTACTGTATCTGTAGCAAACACACTAAACCAAATCGAAAGGAACGAATTAACCATGAACAAGAAATCTGTTGTATTCTCTGCTGCCAATGTCACTCTGATCCAGTCTGCGTCCCTACAAATTGCCAAAGCTGCCATGCAGGATATGGGTGTCTCTACTCCTCCCCTATCTCAGTTCATTGGTGAAGGTGTAAAAGAACTTATTGTGGATGTAAAACGCAATAAGTTTGTAGCTGTAAAAGAAGAAGGTGAGGATTTCATTCCATTCCACACTGCTAAAGGAAAGCAAATGATCGATTTCCTTATGGTCGTTCTTCCGGCCCGCTTTCCGAAATTCATGGAATCTGCAGAATTCCAGGCGCTTGACAAGTTAAACCTAAAGGGTCGTTTGACTGCGAAAGCGAAAGTAAAAGGCAAGAAAACCCGGGAAACCATCTTGATGGCTGCATTAAACCTAGACGACATTATTGCTGTCGCCTCTGACGTGGTACTTGGCAAGCTACGCGACTTTTCCGCTGAGGAATTAATGGAGAAAGTTATGGAAGAAATAGAGGAGGACAACAACAAGACTATTACTCTTCGAAAGAATGTCCGCTTCTACATTGCCAAAGATACGGAAGTGAAGAACCTTAACAACCTCCACTCCCTGTATCAAAAGATGTCCGGCAGTTTAGCTGCTTATCGTTTTGCCACTGCTCTTAAGAAAAGAGCTACTGTCGTGAATGTTGTTAAAGAATACAAGAAAGATGGAATGGTCATGTCCATCGAGGAACCTCAGCTTGCTGTAGTTCTGGATGAAATGTGTGTATTCGACGGTTCAGGATCTTTGCCGTTTGGCGAAGCAAATGAAGCTGTACTAAAAGCAATCTTCTCTGGGGTTACTGTTTTGCACAGTGAAGAAGGCACGCTGGAAATGGGCGCGAACATTTCTGGCTTAGAAGAGTACAAGACTTATAAGACATACGCTAAGTCTATGTCCCAAGCTCGTTCTGGTGGCGCTGTTGGTTTCGATTCCATCGAGAGCATCGTAACCTTCTTCCTTGGGACTGGCCAAGATGAGCGTGCGTACGGAAAAACTCATTACCTGCACGATGAAAACGGCAAGAAGTATGCCACTGGCTACAAGGTAATGGATGTAGCAAAAGCTTATAAGCGCTTCATGTTAGCAGCTTCAAATGGCCAGAAAGCAGATAAGGGTCTATTAAGCAGATTCAGCAAGAATATTAAGGTCGAAGAATTCAAGAAAGATGTAAACGGCCTTGAAGTGAAATATGTTGTGATCACCAATTCCAAAGATGAAAAGATCACAATGGCATTCACTAAAGATTTCACTGCCCGTATTCCAGAGGGTCAAGACTTTCTATTAAATGTATTGGACGAAAACAATGCGTTGGTTAATATCGAAACGTTCAAGCACTGGGATAATCCTGCGGCAGTTGAAGCATTGCTTACCCGCAACCTGACTGATGGTGGTGGCTGGGCATCACTTCGTATTGTTAATGAACTTCGGGAAGCCGGTATACTGAATAGCTTTGATGCATTCCAGACTCGCATTAGTCACACTATCAAAGGCGCAGTCATTGCATATGAAGAGCTTTGCGGATTATTTGGTGCCGATTTGGTTATCACTGAGGGCATGGTGAAAGCTGAAGATATTGTAACAGATATCAGGGAGAATGGATTCCAGCTATTTGTCGTTGGCCAGCGTAAAGACGGCAATGATGGATTATGGCTTGCTTCTCAGGCTACTCAGCAAATGGGTCTTGACCTTGAGGAATTAAAGCGAAGCGTAGATGAGAGTGTAGCCTTTGCTGAAAAGGCAATGGATGAGCAGCTGTCCTCTGACCTATTAACTATGATGAATGCAGCGGATGAAGAAGCTGAAAATGAATTTGCGGCATTTGACTACCTTCGCCTTGCTGAGGAGTTCGGAGATGTTCTTGATGAGCAATACATCAAGGACGAAATCGTTTCCCTTACAATCAAGAAATTGAATAAGCTTCTTGATGGCAAGATGTTCATCCAGAATGGTCGTGTCCGTTACATGTTCTCAGATCCTGTTGCCATCTACAATGCAGCAAAAGCTGGTCGCTATGAAGTTCTTGCAGAGGATGCTGTACTGAATCCATATGAAGCTGTGCTTCCATCAAAGAAAGATGGTGAGGCTTTTATGGAAACAGGCGATTTCCTTTCCAACCGCTACCCAATCACTGTTACTCATGAAATTCCAGTTGTAACAGCAGTGGACGCTCCAGAGTACGCACAGCATGTGGAGGCAGGCTTATGGCAGGGATGCATCTTCTTCGATGTCTTCTCATGGGTTGTTGCTCAGCAAGCAGGTGCTGACCATGATGGAGATTCTGCTTCTGTAGTTAAGGAAGAGATGCTGGTTAATGCACGCTTAGGTTTTGAACTTGGCTTCTTTGGCAACAATGAGGTTCTTCCATTCATTGATGCTTATGTGAAGTATGAGGATGGAGAAGCTGTTGAATTTGGAACAGGCTGTCCTACTTATGTAACAGAGGTAGCTAAGAAGAACCAAAAGGTGAATGAAGCCATGGAGAAGAACGGTTTTGCAATTGAAGGCAATAGCATCATCTTTGATCCAGCTGAATTTGAAGGAGAAAACGGGGATGTCCGCCGCCGTGAATTTCTGGAGATTGTTGCGGAAATGTCTCAAGAAATCACTGTCAATACAATCGAGACAAGCTTGATCGGTGTGATTGCCAATCGCGCTATGATTCTAACAGACTTACTGACTCGCTCTGTCCTTACGGGAGAAGAACGCGTAATTGTTGAACTGGATTTACTCTTCTTAACTACTGCTGGTAGATGGGAGATTGATAGACCCAAGCACGGGGGAGCGTACCTTGAAATGCCACGCATCAAGGAGCTGTTCGCAAACTTCAAATCGCGTTTCTTTGATGATTCTGAAATGGAATTAACAGATGCAGCCAAGTATGAATTATTGGCAGAAGAGAAAGGTGTTTATCGTCACATCTTTGGTCCGGTTAAACGCGAAGGCAAACTGGTAGGATTTGAAGTGAAGAAACCCCAATGGCTGGCATCACAGAAAGAAGAATACGGCGCTAGAAACATGGACAGCACATTCCAGCAGGTTTTCGGTACAATGGAGCGCCAAGGTGATAAGCCTAGCTATGCTGAAGAAGTCATTGAAGCATTATGTGCCAAGTTTGCTGTTGGCCACAGCAACAATGCCAAGAACAATATTCGCGGCCGTGTTAATGCACACATGGAGGTTGCACCGGAAGTTATGGATCACCTTCTTCAGAATGTAAATGCCATTTACGCTCAGTATTCTCAGAAGGAAAGAATCCGTTCAGCTTCCGAAAAGCAATTCAGGGAGTATGCAGAACAGGAGCTTCGTAAAGCTGGGGTTTGGAGAAAGAAGAATCTTAAGTCTCTTACTAAGGCGAAGAGAACAGCCAAACTTAAAGCACATTATGAGAAGGAATTGTCTCAGTTCAGCATGGGCCGTGACCTATATAAGGCAGAGTTCCGCAAAGAAATGTATGCGGCTGCTAAGGCTATGGGCTATGATGTTCGCGCGCTTGTTGGCGCATTGTACCTGATTGTCAGCGGTACAAAAATAAATGGCAAAGCAAGTTTCCGCAAGGATGGCCGTGAGTATCGCTTCTCAGCATCCAATGGATTCATCGCTTTACCATTCGAAGTGTTTGCGGAGGAAATGAGCTCATTGATCTCTGGAAAGATCTCTGAAACATATTTCGTTCCGCAGGATGTTACATTCACTCTTCTGCAGACTACACTGTTTGAAGGAGTTACAGCTCCAGAAACAGCTGTGAAGGTTCGTGTACTGAACCCCGTTGCAAAAGTAGCGAATAAAACTGTTGCTGTTAACCGCACTGTTCGTGTTGCGGTTAAACCAGAAGAACAAAAAGATTCTGTTCGCCTTGTAATGTACTTCTTAAACAAGGATGCACAAGTAATGGATGCAATGTCAGTTACTCGTGAAGATACAGCGTACATTGGGTTTGCTCCAACAAACTTCATGACCGGTATCTATGAAATCCCTGTTACGGAAATTGCATTTGGCGAAGAAGGAACAGTGGCAACTGTCCGCTTCCAATAA
- a CDS encoding ATP-dependent DNA helicase, producing MNKTMSLQELVKTINEQNKEKAAPTPAVKEPQEDIIEEAKKPFTVPQVIEPVKHEKKKKRKIQPTPSQQTIIKDIKRWYFGSKGYSKYEFGGYAGVGKSTVIEIILEDELKLSPYNVQMCAPTGTAALVLREKTPKFDSMTMHKLFYTKEIVGGRTTWVPTTINIRGCKLIIIDEASMVGRVNAEDVIAMCREAGVKLLIVGDPGQLPPVDKNNEGNTDYFFINPDAMLTEVMRQAADNPIIALSMQIRQATEDGVVYRFPVHDQKIGNNLFIMNKNKISVPQFAKLINNGGAIIAGTHKTRKRYNTLIREELGFDKPTLMDGEKIVIKENTEGGEATNGMRGTVSRVRKNKGLIRFDFTPDAFKGTHTLEVHEDILFERKTMAQMKKENYIRKSKKEPEIPLGVEAWFGYVITGHASQGSQWKTVYAIDEGYVFNRSADGYKTQNRWLYTVVTRASENLVVYR from the coding sequence ATGAATAAAACAATGTCACTACAGGAACTGGTTAAAACAATCAATGAGCAAAACAAAGAAAAAGCAGCACCTACACCAGCTGTAAAAGAACCACAGGAAGATATTATCGAGGAAGCAAAGAAACCGTTCACTGTTCCACAAGTTATTGAGCCGGTTAAGCATGAAAAGAAAAAGAAGCGTAAGATTCAGCCAACACCTTCACAGCAGACAATCATTAAAGACATCAAGCGCTGGTATTTCGGAAGCAAAGGATACTCCAAGTATGAGTTTGGGGGCTATGCAGGGGTTGGTAAGTCTACTGTCATTGAAATCATTCTTGAGGATGAGCTAAAGCTATCACCTTACAATGTACAAATGTGTGCTCCAACGGGGACAGCTGCTCTAGTTTTGCGTGAAAAGACACCTAAATTTGATTCCATGACTATGCACAAATTGTTCTATACGAAAGAAATAGTAGGAGGGAGGACAACCTGGGTTCCAACGACAATTAACATTAGAGGATGCAAACTCATTATTATTGATGAAGCCTCCATGGTCGGAAGAGTAAATGCAGAAGATGTTATTGCTATGTGCAGAGAAGCCGGTGTGAAATTACTAATTGTGGGGGATCCGGGCCAACTCCCTCCTGTCGATAAAAACAACGAAGGAAATACTGATTACTTCTTCATTAATCCCGATGCTATGCTGACGGAAGTAATGCGCCAGGCAGCAGACAATCCAATTATCGCCTTATCCATGCAGATTCGCCAAGCTACCGAAGATGGTGTGGTATACCGCTTCCCTGTACATGATCAAAAGATTGGGAACAATCTCTTCATCATGAACAAAAATAAAATCAGTGTCCCTCAATTTGCCAAGTTAATCAACAATGGCGGCGCAATCATTGCCGGGACGCACAAAACACGCAAGAGGTATAATACCTTAATCCGTGAGGAGCTTGGTTTTGATAAGCCTACTTTAATGGACGGAGAAAAGATTGTCATCAAGGAAAACACTGAAGGCGGAGAAGCAACAAACGGTATGCGCGGCACGGTTTCAAGAGTCCGGAAGAATAAAGGACTTATCCGGTTTGACTTCACTCCTGATGCCTTCAAGGGAACACATACACTTGAAGTGCATGAAGACATTCTGTTCGAGAGAAAGACCATGGCTCAAATGAAGAAAGAGAATTATATTCGCAAATCCAAAAAGGAACCGGAAATCCCACTGGGTGTTGAAGCATGGTTTGGTTATGTCATCACTGGACATGCGAGTCAGGGTTCTCAATGGAAAACGGTCTATGCGATTGATGAAGGATATGTATTTAACCGTTCTGCGGATGGGTACAAGACCCAAAACAGATGGCTTTATACTGTAGTCACCAGGGCTTCAGAGAATTTGGTGGTATATAGATAA
- a CDS encoding Gp49 family protein gives MEFSEHEQYLLRDWVVSQESARVGRKTTVACLQMENGYEVLGTSACVNPEEYDLEAGIYFATKDALKKVDEIVGYLRSSNSQWF, from the coding sequence ATGGAGTTCAGTGAACATGAGCAGTACCTGCTTAGAGACTGGGTTGTGAGTCAGGAATCAGCAAGAGTGGGGAGAAAGACCACAGTGGCATGTCTCCAAATGGAGAATGGATACGAGGTTCTTGGAACTTCCGCATGTGTGAATCCAGAAGAGTATGACCTGGAAGCAGGCATTTACTTTGCGACAAAGGACGCTCTTAAGAAAGTCGATGAAATTGTTGGCTACCTAAGAAGCTCTAATAGCCAATGGTTCTAG
- a CDS encoding LAGLIDADG family homing endonuclease, translated as MSNFTKYDQEMLEIIRDPVKWAEHHLGEKPRWYQEQILRHPHHRKVLRCGRRIGKCIEEDQRIMNPETGEYAPVKELFQRQRDGGATPLLTLNEEYKLEKSEAFYIEDNGVKETFAVVTKHGARVVLTGNHPVLTVDGWKEVDALRIGESIATPKMLPVYGQKQVDKHKLRILAYMLAAGRFNKDSISFQARYEGVRETMLESCESLGIKTYRDRHKKATIYLINFASFDFYQEVRQRKIPSFVYELDREHLAFFIGSLYSAGGWFFAGRICEIGYATKNRQFALDLKHILLRFGIQANLLQKEMNDSIYYHLMVYHRSSILLFLEHLATPERDYEEIKGRAMEMASSEPTLPKEVWKYIEEERREKGLKKADVVGKGNRRYRVEKGISLSNARIYAENLQSAMLYDYIHADVLWEEVVEIVPLGKRQTYDVFVPETHNLVVEDIMVHNTWTMCAHMLWVAFTCNGGTKLTKGAACVVATPYDNQARLIFDQLKTFIDNNPVLQESVKSITKNPYVIEFKNKSIIRLFTAGTRSGSEGGSLRGQRADWLYMDKRIIDSLSPMLATA; from the coding sequence ATGAGCAATTTCACGAAGTATGATCAGGAAATGCTCGAGATCATTCGGGACCCGGTTAAATGGGCCGAGCACCATCTTGGGGAAAAACCTCGATGGTATCAAGAGCAGATCCTGCGACATCCGCATCACCGAAAAGTGCTGCGATGTGGCCGACGTATCGGAAAATGTATTGAAGAAGACCAGCGGATCATGAATCCCGAAACAGGGGAGTATGCTCCTGTAAAGGAACTTTTTCAAAGGCAAAGAGATGGTGGCGCTACACCATTACTTACTTTGAACGAGGAATACAAGCTGGAGAAGAGTGAAGCCTTTTATATAGAAGATAATGGTGTGAAAGAAACCTTCGCGGTCGTAACCAAACACGGCGCAAGAGTTGTTCTGACAGGAAATCATCCAGTCCTGACAGTGGATGGATGGAAAGAGGTAGATGCCCTCCGTATAGGAGAAAGTATTGCGACTCCGAAGATGCTTCCGGTTTATGGTCAGAAACAGGTAGACAAGCATAAGCTTCGAATCCTTGCTTACATGCTTGCAGCCGGCAGGTTCAATAAAGACAGCATCTCTTTCCAGGCCCGCTATGAAGGGGTTAGGGAAACCATGCTTGAATCCTGCGAATCACTTGGGATAAAGACCTACCGTGATCGCCATAAGAAGGCTACCATCTATCTGATTAACTTTGCTTCATTCGACTTCTATCAGGAAGTCCGGCAAAGAAAGATTCCCTCATTCGTCTACGAACTAGATAGAGAGCACTTGGCGTTCTTCATTGGCAGTCTTTATTCAGCTGGCGGCTGGTTCTTTGCTGGCCGTATCTGTGAAATCGGATATGCCACGAAAAACCGGCAATTCGCCCTCGACCTCAAACATATCCTGCTAAGGTTTGGCATACAAGCAAACCTCCTCCAAAAAGAAATGAATGACTCCATTTATTATCACCTTATGGTTTATCATCGTTCATCCATTCTATTATTCCTGGAGCACTTGGCAACACCTGAACGAGATTATGAAGAAATCAAAGGACGAGCCATGGAAATGGCATCCTCCGAGCCGACTCTTCCAAAAGAGGTATGGAAATACATTGAGGAAGAGCGAAGGGAAAAAGGATTGAAGAAAGCGGATGTTGTGGGGAAAGGGAACCGACGCTACCGTGTGGAGAAGGGGATCTCTCTAAGCAATGCCCGCATCTATGCTGAAAATCTGCAGTCTGCCATGCTCTATGACTATATCCATGCAGACGTACTCTGGGAAGAAGTAGTCGAAATCGTTCCTCTAGGAAAGAGGCAAACTTATGATGTGTTTGTCCCGGAGACTCACAATCTAGTTGTTGAGGATATTATGGTCCACAACACTTGGACAATGTGTGCCCATATGCTTTGGGTAGCCTTTACTTGTAATGGCGGAACCAAGCTGACAAAAGGCGCTGCATGCGTGGTTGCAACTCCTTATGACAACCAGGCGCGACTCATTTTTGATCAATTAAAGACCTTCATTGACAACAATCCTGTCCTCCAGGAATCCGTTAAATCCATCACCAAAAATCCTTATGTAATCGAATTTAAAAACAAGTCTATCATACGTCTGTTCACAGCCGGTACCCGTTCCGGTTCAGAGGGTGGCTCCCTACGTGGTCAGCGTGCCGATTGGCTTTACATGGATAAAAGAATCATAGATTCATTGTCCCCTATGCTGGCGACAGCATAG
- a CDS encoding PhoH family protein: protein MPLDKHNLFYGLRQNMTDEQEYMANSIIDKHVVFSNSEAGTGKTTIALASLYYLYENKKIDKIYYIFSPVQEDKMGFRPGTQPEKEAEYADPIMGAIRKLKLNPEKAMDEKHGFIEVKSHTFLRGQDHERIGVIIDEAQNYTKEELKKTLTRLHDNCHVVVTGHSGQIDLKKPGTSGFVPYLNHFGKLEERVAVCPLTKNFRGWISRHADAIDNEEQSA, encoded by the coding sequence ATGCCATTAGATAAACACAATCTTTTTTACGGTCTTAGGCAGAACATGACGGATGAGCAGGAGTACATGGCTAATTCCATCATTGATAAGCATGTAGTGTTCTCTAATTCAGAAGCAGGGACAGGAAAGACGACCATTGCTTTGGCATCCTTGTATTACCTGTATGAGAATAAGAAAATCGACAAGATTTATTACATCTTTTCTCCAGTCCAAGAAGATAAGATGGGGTTTCGTCCTGGTACACAGCCGGAAAAAGAAGCGGAGTATGCTGATCCAATCATGGGTGCCATTCGAAAACTGAAGCTCAATCCAGAAAAAGCAATGGATGAAAAACATGGATTCATTGAAGTGAAATCTCATACATTCCTTAGAGGTCAAGACCATGAACGCATTGGGGTCATCATTGATGAAGCACAGAACTACACAAAGGAAGAATTGAAAAAGACATTGACTCGCTTACATGACAATTGCCACGTTGTTGTAACCGGACATTCAGGACAGATTGACCTGAAAAAACCAGGTACATCTGGATTTGTTCCATACCTGAACCACTTTGGCAAATTGGAGGAGAGAGTCGCCGTTTGTCCTTTGACAAAGAACTTCCGTGGATGGATTAGCCGTCATGCAGACGCCATCGATAATGAGGAACAATCAGCTTAA
- a CDS encoding thermonuclease family protein — translation MFELYEYKATALKITDGDTYTLKVDCGFRIFPEMEMRLLGIDTPEVKKYAGRYIYEEEIEIGKQIALWVSNRILNQPLMIKTQLDKEDPYGRLLADVYYQENGIWVNLTERMLELGFDKKTIQEKLASSTTIEIPA, via the coding sequence ATGTTCGAATTGTATGAGTATAAAGCAACCGCATTGAAAATTACTGATGGCGACACATACACATTAAAAGTGGATTGTGGCTTTCGGATTTTCCCCGAAATGGAAATGCGGCTCCTCGGAATCGATACCCCCGAAGTGAAAAAGTATGCCGGACGCTATATTTATGAAGAAGAAATTGAAATCGGCAAACAGATTGCCCTCTGGGTAAGCAACCGCATCTTAAATCAGCCCCTTATGATTAAAACCCAACTGGATAAGGAAGACCCTTATGGCCGCCTCCTGGCAGATGTCTATTATCAGGAAAATGGCATTTGGGTGAACCTGACAGAGCGGATGCTCGAGCTAGGCTTTGACAAAAAAACCATACAAGAAAAACTGGCAAGTTCAACGACTATCGAAATTCCTGCTTAA
- a CDS encoding phage portal protein: protein MLDRIRKGVRLRTNNVSEAPAAAKRDPKKVQVKRLGQALRSGGGGQGFEESPVDLAEIGRAYYTDSYIRRAVDKHSALMFKNGWELSGKNDQAVEYVWTRLKLMSEGTGQSIDAFLQEIADNLVLYGNSYIVKARAKTGSMPAGVTAVGYTGKQPIAGYFVLPAHLVTINRDETGKILGYQQTTGTGGGEGIEFKPEDIVHYPYRRPSGRAYGVPFIFNALDDVKLLRQIEENVARLIYRNLFPLYLYKVGIDKPGFEATDEEIENLREEIRNIPVDGALVVPERHSIEVVGSQGQAIDANGYLRYFRQRVFSGLGVSDTIMGVSDTANRSTSDNQSADLNDSVKDFQKVFADITKFFIINELLFEGGFDPVLNPDDEVEFLFHEIEFDAKIKRENHVIQMFMQNSITFEEMRQLLGHDTTVDESRLFANMFGSAVSTEGAAAQGNNQDQPENQHGKQQSPGKPDRSKENRSHSVSENTQLTQGGQVVTLQEALQVGAFANKVERYWSDTMEDVQARIQKQEGMDNVISFTTGLTGRLIKEQIHPFVEKAFLYGFQEGLNQLGNHFAKLSPGDVQIAVGRHSRSFEKLMADVTSSVSSAYEKDSPTAHVSHAFTASRFRIGFIAKRISFEAYNYGVALAAEKSKKETVFIRHKENCCKTCLTAPGEIPLREGWREQLPPHHTNCECTVVLTNKEVI, encoded by the coding sequence ATGTTAGACCGAATTCGAAAAGGGGTTCGACTGCGCACAAACAATGTGAGCGAAGCGCCTGCAGCTGCCAAGCGTGACCCTAAAAAGGTTCAGGTAAAACGTTTGGGACAAGCCCTCCGTTCGGGTGGGGGTGGCCAGGGCTTCGAAGAGTCCCCGGTTGACTTGGCAGAAATCGGACGTGCGTATTATACAGACAGTTATATACGCCGAGCCGTTGATAAGCACTCGGCTCTCATGTTTAAAAATGGCTGGGAGCTATCAGGGAAGAATGATCAGGCAGTTGAATATGTCTGGACCCGTTTAAAACTTATGTCCGAAGGGACAGGGCAAAGCATAGATGCTTTCCTTCAGGAGATTGCAGATAATCTTGTTCTCTATGGAAACTCCTATATTGTCAAAGCAAGAGCTAAGACAGGCAGCATGCCTGCAGGTGTAACCGCTGTTGGTTATACAGGCAAGCAGCCGATTGCAGGCTATTTTGTCCTTCCAGCCCATTTAGTTACCATTAACCGTGATGAAACAGGAAAAATCCTCGGCTATCAGCAAACCACTGGTACTGGAGGGGGAGAGGGAATTGAATTCAAGCCTGAAGATATTGTCCACTACCCGTACCGCAGACCAAGCGGAAGGGCTTATGGTGTTCCGTTTATCTTCAATGCTTTGGACGACGTGAAGCTTCTTCGTCAAATCGAAGAGAACGTGGCTCGCTTAATCTACCGCAATCTTTTTCCTCTATATCTATATAAGGTAGGAATTGATAAGCCAGGATTTGAAGCAACCGATGAAGAGATTGAAAACTTAAGGGAAGAAATCAGAAATATCCCTGTTGATGGGGCACTGGTCGTTCCAGAAAGGCACAGCATTGAAGTAGTCGGCTCACAAGGGCAGGCAATCGATGCGAATGGATATTTACGTTACTTCCGGCAAAGGGTTTTCTCAGGACTCGGCGTAAGCGACACAATCATGGGTGTATCCGATACAGCCAACCGCTCAACCTCCGATAATCAATCCGCAGACCTTAATGACTCCGTGAAAGACTTCCAAAAAGTCTTCGCTGATATCACCAAATTCTTCATTATTAATGAACTCCTCTTTGAAGGAGGGTTTGATCCCGTACTAAATCCCGATGACGAAGTTGAATTCCTTTTCCACGAGATTGAATTCGACGCCAAAATCAAAAGAGAAAACCATGTTATCCAAATGTTCATGCAGAACAGCATCACCTTTGAAGAGATGAGACAGCTGCTTGGCCATGACACAACTGTAGATGAAAGCCGCTTGTTCGCCAATATGTTTGGTTCGGCAGTCTCCACAGAAGGGGCGGCTGCCCAGGGCAATAATCAGGATCAGCCGGAAAACCAGCATGGCAAACAGCAGAGTCCAGGTAAACCAGACCGTTCGAAGGAAAACCGGAGCCATTCCGTTTCTGAGAACACGCAATTGACCCAGGGAGGCCAAGTGGTTACTTTACAGGAAGCATTGCAAGTTGGTGCCTTCGCAAACAAGGTAGAGCGATACTGGAGCGATACCATGGAAGATGTCCAGGCTCGCATCCAAAAACAAGAGGGCATGGATAATGTCATTTCCTTCACTACAGGATTAACCGGTCGTTTGATCAAAGAGCAGATTCATCCATTTGTAGAGAAAGCTTTTCTATATGGATTCCAAGAAGGACTTAACCAGCTTGGGAATCATTTCGCTAAACTTTCCCCGGGGGATGTACAGATCGCTGTTGGAAGACACAGCCGCTCCTTTGAAAAATTAATGGCCGATGTTACTAGCTCCGTTTCATCCGCATATGAGAAAGACTCCCCGACTGCCCACGTATCACATGCCTTTACTGCTTCCCGATTCCGTATTGGATTCATAGCAAAGCGCATTTCTTTTGAAGCGTACAACTATGGCGTGGCATTGGCCGCGGAAAAAAGCAAGAAAGAAACAGTCTTTATCCGTCATAAGGAAAATTGCTGTAAGACCTGCTTGACTGCTCCGGGAGAAATTCCGTTACGCGAGGGTTGGAGGGAACAATTGCCGCCGCATCATACCAATTGCGAATGCACAGTTGTACTAACAAACAAGGAGGTCATATAG